The genomic window TGCCCTCGTTCACTTTTCTTTCGACGGCGACTGCCGTCGTACACGCCGGCGCGCGACCGGTATTCGCGGAAGTGCACGCCGACATCCTGAACATCGACGCCGATCACGTTGCCGCACTGATCACCGCACGGACCAAGGCGGTCATCGCGGTGCACTACGCGGGCCAAGCCGCCGACATGGCCGAACTGCGCGCGCTGACCGACCGGGCCGGGATCCTGCTACTCGAAGACGCGGCGGAAGCCCACGGCGCGAGCTATCGAGGCCGCCCCGTCGGCGGTCTGGCCGACGGCGCCATGTTCAGTTTCACCCCGACGAAGAACATCACCATGGGCGAGGGCGGCATGGTGACCACCCACGACCCGGACTACGCCCGACGCCTGCGACAGCTGCGGAACCACGGTGTCGCCGATGACGGCACGCCTCGAACCTCGATCGGTTACAACTGGCGAATGACGGAAATGCAGGCGGCGATCGGTCGAGTGCAGGTGACCAGACTGAGCGCCATCATCGAGCGCAAGCAGGCCAACGCGGAGTTTCTGGCCGCTCACCTGCGCGACGCCGACGTCCTCTTTCCGCCCAACCGCCCCGACCGAACAGCGACCTACATGATGCTGACCCTTCGATCGAGCACGCGCCGCGACGCGATCGTGCAAGGTCTGCGCGACCGTGGCATCGAAGCTCGCGTGTACTTCCCACCAGCCCACCTCGACGCGGTGTTCGCCGCTGACAACGTCACACTGCCGCGCACCGAAGAGGTCGCGAACACCGTCTTCTCCATCCCATGCCATGCGGAGCTGACCGAGGACGACCTCGCGCTGATCGCGAAGGAGATCACCGCACTCGCCCCGCGCGACGCAACCTGAGGCGCGACGCAGCCCGCGGTCAGGCCGACCACTCCTCGGCGGCGTACTCCAGGCAGACGAAGCCGTCGGCACACGAGACCACCGCCGCCTGCTTCGTCTCCGCGACAACCGCGCCGATCTCGCCGCCGGGCAGCCCATGTGGCAGCAGGTACGCGTTGCGCACCGGCCTGCCGCGGAAGGTGGGCAGTTGGAAACCGGGGAAGGTCATGGCCAGGCATTCGGCGCGGACCACTGCCGCGGGCCTCGCGAAATCGGCGATCTCGGCTTGCGTGAAGTCCACATCCGCGCGCCGATGCGCGGGTTCGCCATGGTCCTGCTGCGCACGCGCCGTGTAACTACCCTCGATCAGAGCCCGGGCCTGTTCGGTCAACAATTCGAACGCGTGATCATGGAACATCTCGAATAGATCACCCGCGGAGGTGAATTCGGGCAGCGGAAAAGACCGCGCGGCGATGATCGGCCCCGCGTCCACCCCCTTGGTCAACTCGTGCAACGTCACACCGACCGTCTGCTCCCGACCGGCGATCGGCCAATAGCAAGGGAGGCTGCCGCGGTGGCGTGGCAGCAACGCGAAATGGAGATTCACCGCCCGCGCTCCCCCGAGGTCCGCGATCCGAATGAGCGTCGGATATTGCAGGGACACCAACAGATCCGCGGAATCCAAACCGAGCGCGGCGATGCTGTCGTAGATCGGCCAGCCATTGGCTCGGGCCGCACGACGTAGCGATGGCCGCCAACCATCCTGGCCGTCATCGTCTGTCGACGGCACGCACACGAGTTCGGCGCCGCGGCATGTCATATGCGCGAGCAGGCTGAACAGATGGGCTCCACGAACAGCCAGTCGACCACGGCCTGCGATGACAATCTTCATTGTGCGCCTTGTCTTTCCGTGTCGATGATTGATCACTTGCGGCGTTTTCTTCCCGGGTGGAACGATACAACAACGAAAGGAGACACAGCTATGGATGGGGCTCTGACTGCCGAGCAAATCGAGCTATACGAGCGAAATGGGTTGCTGGTTCTCGAGAATGTGGTCTCGCAGAAAGCTCGCGACAGAGTCGCCGAAGTTTTCCAGAAGATCGTCGACGAGTATGCTCTCGAATTGGTTGACAGCGGCGAACTCTCGCGCCTGTACGACGAATTGCCGTTCGAGCAGCGGTGGGCCGCGATCCGAGCGGAGGTGCCGGCTTCCAGGCCGATCGTCTGGCGTCGAATCCTCATCGATCCCGCCGTCTACCAGTTGTGGTTCGAGCCGGGCCTACTCGGTGCGGCACAATCGATTCTCGGCCCGGAAATCCGCGCCTACCACCTGTTCAACGGCAGGCCGCGCGAACCGCACGATCCCAGCCAATCCATCGACTGGCATCAAGACGCCTTCAATTGTGACGACTGGAGTGCCGACGACAGCCGAATCCTGACCTTCTGGATTCCGCTGGTGCCCGTGGGTATCGAGTCCGGCTGTCTCGCGGTCGTACCCGGCTCGCATAAGCAGGGGGTACTGCCGAAGAGCACCGACGAATTCGGTATCACCACACTCCGGGATGCACCTGAATTCACCACGGAACCGATATCGGTACCGATGCGGCCGGGCGACGCGCTGATGTTCAACGAACTCGTCCTGCACCGCTCCCTCGACAACATCTCCGACCGGGTCCGCTGGAGCGTCGACATCCGGTTCTCCGCCAACGAGCCCGCGCATCAGGCCAAGGCCCCGGGCGGCTTCCGCGTTTCCTCCGAGCACGAGCCGCCGGAGACCTTCGAGGAGTGGGTTGCCAAATGGGATCGCAAGTCCGGCGTCATGCGGCGCCACCTCCGCCGACTGGATCTGTACGCCCGTTCGCTCAGCCCACAGGAAAGACGAGACGTCCAAAGCTACTGACGCCATGATGATTTCACATACGCACGCCGAGCCCGCACCCGTACCGGACCGCCTCTACCTCGGCATCATGACCGGACCGCACGATCCGTCGGCCGCCATCGTCCAGGACGGCCGAGTGCTGGCGCTCGCCGACGAGGAACGCTTCATTCGACACAAGCACGCGTTCGGTATCTACCCGATCAATGCCATCCGGTACTGCCTGGAAGCGGCGAAGACCGACCTGTCCGACGTCCATCGGATCGCAATGCCCTGGGATGTAACCGGATACAGCGATGGCCGTATCGCCGCCTTCTACCAGCGCATGAATGAAACCTGGCCGGTCGACGCCGCGACGAGCCGCTGGCAGCACAAGCAGTTGTCCACGTTCAACCGGGACAGCCTGCGGGAACTGCATCGGCGCGAACTCGGCCGCACCTTCGGCGTGGAGGCCATTCCCGAGATCGTCGGAACCGGACACCATTACACCCACGCGTTCCAGGCCGCGCACGAAAGCCCGTATGGCGACGCGGTCGTACTCGTCCTCGACGGCTCCGGCGACACGCACACCGGAACCGTCTGGCTGAAAACGGGAGCGGCGCTGGAGCTGATTCGAGAGATCGAGATCCCGCATTCACTCGGCTGGTTCTATGCCGCGATCACCGAGTATCTCGGGTTCGATTCCTCCGACGGCGAGTACAAGGTGATGGGCCTGGCCTCGCACGGCAGGCCGGATGCCGGACTCGACACGCTCGTCAGCGCGGTGCTGCATCCGGCCGACAACGGTATCGACTACCGCGTCGCACCCGAGTACATCCATTACGGCCCGCACACGTACTCCGGTCGGTTCACCGATCGGCTGGCCGAGTTGTTCGGGCGCCCGCCGCGGTCTCGGGTAGCACCGGTCGAACCGTGGCACCAGGATCTCGCGCTCGCCGCACAGATCGCCACGGAGCAGGCGGCGTGTCGACTCGTGTCGTGGGCGGTACGGGAAACCGGCGTCAGCACAGTGTGTCTCGGCGGCGGCGTCGCGATGAATGTCAAGATGAACGCCAGAATCGCCATGTTGCCCGAGGTGGACCGGGTTTTCGCCCATCCGGGATGCGCGGACAACGGTGCGGCAGCCGGGGCGGCGCTGGTTGCCTGCCATGCCGACTCCGGCGCTCTGCCGAAACCGTTGGGTTCCATGGCACTCGGCCCCGCCTATTCGACCGCCACGATCGAGAGCACGCTGCGCAACGTGCAGGCGGAGTTCGAGTTCGTCGACGACCCGGCACCGGTGATCGCCCGCGATCTCGCACGCGGTTCGGTAATCGGCTGGTTCTCCGGGCGGATGGAGGCCGGGGCCAGAGCCCTCGGGCATCGGAGCATCCTCGCCGACCCGCGGACACCGGAGATGCGCGATCGAGTCAACGCGGTGATCAAGCACCGCGAGCCGTGGCGACCGTTCGCCCCCTCGGTTCCCGAGGAGCACGCGGACAGCTACACCGATCACGGCGGTGACGCGCGGTTCATGATGATGGCCTTCACCGCGAACGAGCACCTGCGCGCCGACGCGCCCGCGGTGGTTCACGTGGATGGGACATCCCGAATCCACCGGGTCGTGCAAGCCGACAATCCCGGCTTCCACCGCCTGCTCACCGAGTTCGGCAACCTGACCGGCGTGCCCGTCCTACTCAACACGTCCTTCAATGTCGCGGGAGAACCGATAGTCTGCACTCCGCTCGATGCGCTGCGCACCTTCCACGCGTCGGGCATGGACATCCTTGTGATGGAGAATTTCATAATCCGGAAATCCGCACCGCAACTCTCTTGACCGTCCGAGATCTGTTCTCGGGGGTGATGTTTCGCGACCAACCCGAGTGCTACCCTTCCGGCATGCTGAAGATACTTGTCACGGGAATGTCGGGGACGGGAAAGTCGACAGTTCTAGAAAAGCTCGGTGAACGTGGTCACCGTGTTGTGGATACGGATACCGACGAGTGGTGTCGCTGGGTAACCGAGGAGGATGGCGGGACCGACTGGATCTGGCGCGAAGAGGCGATCGAGAAATTGCTGGCAGACCATAAACAAGGCATGCTATTCGTGTCCGGTTGCAAGTCGAACCAGGCCGACTTCTACGATTCGTTCGATCATGTAGTCCTGTTGAGCGCACCAGTTGACGTGATGCTCAGCCGTATTGCGAGCCGGACCAACAACCCGTACGGCAAGAGCGATGAAGAACGTCAGATGATCCTCGAGCATCAGCGATTCATCGAGCCGCTCCTGCGCAAGAGCGCCACCCTCGAAATAGACACCACGGCGCCGGTCGACGACGTCGTACGCGAACTGGAAAAGCTTTCCGCCTGAATCGATCAGGTTGATTCGAGGATCGTGCGGGGCACCTGCTGCCCCGCACGATCCGGACGAAATGGCAGTCATGTGTTCGTTTCCTCGTGTGAAGGTTGAGCTATGGACCAACGGCTGGTCGAGTTTCACGGTTCGCGCTCAGCGGTCGCACCCGCCACCTGCGCGCAACGGCAGCTGTGGGGGGCCATCCAGCAGAAGCTGCCGAATTCCGCCTTCTTCAACCAGATCTACCGAGTCGGCCTCTCGATGAAACCGACGTTGCCGGACGTACTCTCGGCCCTTTCGGCGGCGGTCGGCGCGCACGAGTCGCTACGCACCGTGTTCGTGCCCGATGCGGCGGGGGCGTTGTCCCAGTATGTATCCCAGTCGGGTTCGTTCTCGGTGCATACGGCGTCGGTCGAACCGGGTGAGGATCCCGGCACGGTGTTTCGCGCGTGGGAAGCGCAGATGCTACAGACCGGCTACCAATTCGAGGTAGATCTCCCCTTACGTGCCCTGGTGGTACTGGACCGGGAAGTTCCGGTACTGGTGGCCTTTTGCGTGTCGCATCTCGCGGTGGACCTGACGTCGCTTCGCGTGCTGGCCGACGAACTGATTGCCAGGCTGAACGGCCATGCGGTGCCGGCGAACTCACGACAACCCGTCGAACACGCGCTCTTCGAGCGGTCGCCCAAGGGACAACGTCTGCTTGCCCGGTCGCTGGCCTACTGGCAACGCCAGCTGGCCGACGCACCACCGGCCGCGATTCCCGCCCAACGGTCGGGACAGTGCGCGACCCTCGCGATGGACTCCCTGGCCGCCGCGCTGGCGTTGTCGACGCTG from Nocardia iowensis includes these protein-coding regions:
- a CDS encoding DegT/DnrJ/EryC1/StrS family aminotransferase, whose translation is MGEPELQAVQRVLSSGFLTNGPETAAFEEEFARVHAVPYAVAMANGTVALTAMLLAHGIGPGDEVIVPSFTFLSTATAVVHAGARPVFAEVHADILNIDADHVAALITARTKAVIAVHYAGQAADMAELRALTDRAGILLLEDAAEAHGASYRGRPVGGLADGAMFSFTPTKNITMGEGGMVTTHDPDYARRLRQLRNHGVADDGTPRTSIGYNWRMTEMQAAIGRVQVTRLSAIIERKQANAEFLAAHLRDADVLFPPNRPDRTATYMMLTLRSSTRRDAIVQGLRDRGIEARVYFPPAHLDAVFAADNVTLPRTEEVANTVFSIPCHAELTEDDLALIAKEITALAPRDAT
- a CDS encoding formyltransferase family protein — encoded protein: MPSTDDDGQDGWRPSLRRAARANGWPIYDSIAALGLDSADLLVSLQYPTLIRIADLGGARAVNLHFALLPRHRGSLPCYWPIAGREQTVGVTLHELTKGVDAGPIIAARSFPLPEFTSAGDLFEMFHDHAFELLTEQARALIEGSYTARAQQDHGEPAHRRADVDFTQAEIADFARPAAVVRAECLAMTFPGFQLPTFRGRPVRNAYLLPHGLPGGEIGAVVAETKQAAVVSCADGFVCLEYAAEEWSA
- a CDS encoding phytanoyl-CoA dioxygenase family protein; this translates as MREQAEQMGSTNSQSTTACDDNLHCAPCLSVSMIDHLRRFLPGWNDTTTKGDTAMDGALTAEQIELYERNGLLVLENVVSQKARDRVAEVFQKIVDEYALELVDSGELSRLYDELPFEQRWAAIRAEVPASRPIVWRRILIDPAVYQLWFEPGLLGAAQSILGPEIRAYHLFNGRPREPHDPSQSIDWHQDAFNCDDWSADDSRILTFWIPLVPVGIESGCLAVVPGSHKQGVLPKSTDEFGITTLRDAPEFTTEPISVPMRPGDALMFNELVLHRSLDNISDRVRWSVDIRFSANEPAHQAKAPGGFRVSSEHEPPETFEEWVAKWDRKSGVMRRHLRRLDLYARSLSPQERRDVQSY
- a CDS encoding carbamoyltransferase family protein, whose protein sequence is MMISHTHAEPAPVPDRLYLGIMTGPHDPSAAIVQDGRVLALADEERFIRHKHAFGIYPINAIRYCLEAAKTDLSDVHRIAMPWDVTGYSDGRIAAFYQRMNETWPVDAATSRWQHKQLSTFNRDSLRELHRRELGRTFGVEAIPEIVGTGHHYTHAFQAAHESPYGDAVVLVLDGSGDTHTGTVWLKTGAALELIREIEIPHSLGWFYAAITEYLGFDSSDGEYKVMGLASHGRPDAGLDTLVSAVLHPADNGIDYRVAPEYIHYGPHTYSGRFTDRLAELFGRPPRSRVAPVEPWHQDLALAAQIATEQAACRLVSWAVRETGVSTVCLGGGVAMNVKMNARIAMLPEVDRVFAHPGCADNGAAAGAALVACHADSGALPKPLGSMALGPAYSTATIESTLRNVQAEFEFVDDPAPVIARDLARGSVIGWFSGRMEAGARALGHRSILADPRTPEMRDRVNAVIKHREPWRPFAPSVPEEHADSYTDHGGDARFMMMAFTANEHLRADAPAVVHVDGTSRIHRVVQADNPGFHRLLTEFGNLTGVPVLLNTSFNVAGEPIVCTPLDALRTFHASGMDILVMENFIIRKSAPQLS
- a CDS encoding AAA family ATPase, which produces MLKILVTGMSGTGKSTVLEKLGERGHRVVDTDTDEWCRWVTEEDGGTDWIWREEAIEKLLADHKQGMLFVSGCKSNQADFYDSFDHVVLLSAPVDVMLSRIASRTNNPYGKSDEERQMILEHQRFIEPLLRKSATLEIDTTAPVDDVVRELEKLSA
- a CDS encoding condensation domain-containing protein, whose translation is MDQRLVEFHGSRSAVAPATCAQRQLWGAIQQKLPNSAFFNQIYRVGLSMKPTLPDVLSALSAAVGAHESLRTVFVPDAAGALSQYVSQSGSFSVHTASVEPGEDPGTVFRAWEAQMLQTGYQFEVDLPLRALVVLDREVPVLVAFCVSHLAVDLTSLRVLADELIARLNGHAVPANSRQPVEHALFERSPKGQRLLARSLAYWQRQLADAPPAAIPAQRSGQCATLAMDSLAAALALSTLAARYDISSGAVLLAATAQLLGRRAGLSRVAFRLLVSNRFAPDLRNAVANLHQEVPATIDVGSPSFAAVARSALKSSMAAYSRGHYDPDLVDELVLQCHAEDAFPACFNDIRESRGGSIADADSICAALDHTVVAPHSFQEAEPFFLMVDGDGSEWIRILLSTDTAAMPPSDAHQFLLDLEQLLVQEARTAQG